The nucleotide window AATACAAAACTATTAGGTGAGTTAACTTATGACATAGAGAAAGGTCTGTCAATCGATACAACGGTTGTGCTGGATAATAAAGAAATAGCCATTGATTTTGGTGTTTTTGAAAATATTACTTTACCGGAAGATTATCAAAATATTGCAAGGTTAACAGATCAGCTTCCAGTGCTTTATCAAAAAGCGAAAACTGAGCTCTTGCAACAATTTACGGAAGGAAACGCGACGATTGATTATTATTTCGAGTTTCATTTAGAGGAATTGACAGAAGATGTACTTGCAAAATTTGCGTTGGAAAATCTCGAGAATATAACAAAAAATGACTTGATTAAAGGTTTAGTGCTTTCGCAAGTTTGGTTTGCTCAGAATAATAAAAATGAATTAGACTTAACTTTTGATTTTAATATAATACCGGAATATAGTGATGAGCTTTTAGTTGTTCGTTTTGATAATAAAGGCGAAATTACTGATATTGTTCATGAAAGCTAACTATGTAAAAAGGGTTGATTCTGTTATTTTACAGATTCAACCCCTTTTGGCATTATTTATACATACTTTCAATAACAGGTTTTAGTTTGTCGATTACGAGCCCGCTGCCACCACGACCTTTGACGTTTTCGATCATTCCTACCATTAGATAATTCGGATTGTCGGCATCAAAGGCGTAAACAAAACCATTTTCAAGACCATCTTCGCCTTGTTTTTCTTTTAGTTCAGCAGTTCCGGTTTTAGCAGCGATATTGTGACCTTGAATTTGTAAGCCGTGTGCAGTTCCAGCTGGATCAGAGACAGTTTTGATTAGTGCAGCTTTAACTTGGTTGGCTGAGGCTGCTTCGGTTGCTTGGCTTAATTTTCCAGTAGCTTCTTTGCTATCTAGTTTTGGATAAGGCATTTTTCCATTGTTAGCGATGGCGGAATATGCGATTGCTTGCTGGATTGGCGACATTAATAATTCACCTTGTCCGTATGATGTATCAGCAAGTAAGATATCTGAGTTTAATCCGTCATTGGAAATTTGAGCTGCTTCCATTGTGAATGGCAAGTTATACTCTTTGTCAAAATCGAATTTCTTGAGGCCGGCTGTTAGTTTATCTTTGCCGATTTCAAGTCCTTCTTGCGCAAAATAAATGTTATCAGAATGTACAAGGGCGTCTGTCATATTAACTTTCGGAACATCGTGAACACGAGTGACGAAATATTTCCCCCAAGAGGAGTCTTTTTGCCATTTCAGTCCAGAAATTTCACGAATTTTGTCAGGTTTGGTAATTCCAGTATCAAGCCCAATCGTTGCTGTGATGGTCTTAAAAGTAGAACCGGGTGCGTAACGATTAGCGTATCTAGCTAGGAAAGGTAGTCTTTTGTCATCATTATATTTTGCATAATCGTCAGCAGTAATTCCTAGCACCATCTGATTCGCATCATAAGACGGTGTACTTACTAAAGCTAATAATTCGCCGTTTGTTGGATTAATCATTGTCACAGCACCTGTTTCTGAGCCAAGGCTATCAAAAGCTTTCTTTTGAACGGCGGCATCAATCGTTAATTTTATTTCCTCACCATCTTTACGATCGATTTTTTGTAAAGTATCTTCTTGTTTTGTTTGATCATTAATGATTTTGATTTCGCCACCATCTTTGCCACGAAGCTGTTTATCATAATAGCGTTCTAAACCACTTTTACCAATGACATCACCGACTCTGAGCTTCGGATTCTTCTCAATGTCTTCAGCACTAACTTCACCAACATAGCCGATCAAATGGGAGGTGGCTTCATTGAGTGGATATGTTCGTAGTTCTTTTTGAGCGTATGTTAAACCGGTTGCTTCAGGAAGTTTATCTTCATCTAGTGTCACAAGTGGGACGAAACTATCGGCTTGAACCCATTTTTGCTCGAGTTGTTTATTAATATATTCGGTGGAAATATCGAGTTTTTTACTGATATCTTGGATGTTTTTCGTTTTCTCATCGCCTTCACCAAGCTTAGCAGGAACTATACCCGCTTCGGAAAATTGTCCTTTTGTTGCGAGTGGAGTGCCATTACGGTCAACGATTTGACCACGTGTGGCACTATCTTCTGTGATGCGAACTTTGTCGGTTTTCACCATTCCTGGGAAAATAAGCGCTGGCTTCCAATCAATTTTCCAGTCGTCATTTTGTTTAGAGATGGTCGTTTTATATTTTTGCGGGGCTAGTTTTCCTAGGCTAGTACGCATTTCAAGTTCATAAGTCAGGTTGAATTTATTTGCTTTGTCATCGTAGACAGATTTAAGATTTTTCACTTTAATATTTTTGGCACCAATTCCATCATATACAGCTTGATATTTTGCTTCCATCTCTTTGGCGGTAACTTCGACTTTTTTCAGTGAAGCAGTAGTGACGTTATTTCCTAGCTTATCGTACTTTTCTTTAGCGATATTTGAGGTAAAAGTTTCTGCTGCTGCTAATGCGTCTCTTTCGTCCTTATGTTGATTTTGTATGAAAAAGTAAATGGCAATACCTATTAAAACAATGACAACAGCGATACTCCCGATAATAAGCGCTTTTTTGTTGCCACCTTTTTTTTCATTTAAATTGGCCATAATACACCCCTTAAATTTATAATTTTTCAATTAATTATACCAAAGGCTAGAGAGAATGTTAAAAAAATTAAGAAAAACTTTAAATTTGTTAGACATATTTTTTTCTAATTGCTGTCATAGTTTTTTCTTATTTAATTGCTAAAGTAGTGTTAACGAAAGGATGATGTTGGATGGAAGATATGGAACAACCTGAAAAGAAAATCGTTATTCATGGAAAAGGGATCCACAACAAATGGAAGTGGAGTACCATTATTGTTAGTATTCTTTCTGTCATTATTATAAGTGTACTTAGTTATCAGCTATATTCAGTTAGTCAAAATAATCCAGGAAATAGTACCGGAACAATGCAACAAGGTCCTGGTGGAGACGGAGCCCCAAGCGGAACCCCGCCGTCTTTAGAGCCTGGGCAAAACCCTGAAAGTTCAGATGATGATAGTAATACAGGTACAAGCGATAACGACAGCAGCGATAGTACAAGTAGTGAAAACTCGATATAATTCCCAGCCCTCTAAATGCGAGATTTTGGAGGGTTTTTAGTAATCTTTAATAAATCTTATGCAATTTTGACTCTCTTTTTTTGTCATTTTATTGTAATATATAAGTAAGTTACAATAAGCGAGGTGAGTAAAATGGCAAGACATGCGCAGAAAAAAAAGCGTCGTACGCGCAAAGGAAGAGTTTTTGTTACTATTCTATTGGCATTATTAATTTTAGTAGGCGTAGTTGCAGTTATTGGGTATTTTCAGTATCAATCTAGTTTAAAAGAAGCGCAAAATGCTAGCAAATTGAAAGACTATACGTTCAACGGAGTCAAATCAGAGGGCGATGTAATTAATGTATTGCTCATTGGTAGTGATTCTCGTGGGGCCGATCAAGGCAGGTCAGATAGCTTGATGATTGCTCATTACGATAATAAAACAAAAACTCCAAAACTAGTATCTATTATGCGTGATACGTATGTAGATATCCCAGGTCATGGAAAAAATAAAATTAATGCTGCCTATTCTTTTGGTGGTCCAGAACTTGTCCGCCAAACAATTAAAGAAAATTTTGGCGTAGACGTGGAGTACTATGTAGTAGCGAATTTTGAAGGGTTCCCTAAAATTGTTGATACACTTGCACCAGAGGGAATCAAAATTAATGCAGAAAAAGATATGTCTAAAAATATTGAAGTAAGCATTAAAAAAGGCGAACAAGTCATGGATGGCAAAACATTGCTACAATACGCTCGTTTCCGAAAAGACGCTGAAGGAGACTTTGGGCGGATTCGTAGACAACAACAAGTATTAGAAGCACTGAAAGAACAAGCGCTTGATGTTGGGGATGTAGCGAAAATTCCAGACGTAATTGGTAAACTTCAAGGATATACTTCCACGAATATACCAACGGGCACACTAATTTCAGTTGGTTCCGACTTCTTACTTGGTAAAACAAAAACAATGGAAAAATTTGCTATTCCAGTTGAAGGAAAATGGCACAATGAACGTATTGAAGGCGCAGGAGCTGTTCTTCGTTTAGATGATATGGCTGCAAACGCAAAAGCATTACAAGACTTCTTGAAATAAGAAGAAAGCACGGAAATCGGCTAGTGAGATTTCCGTGTTTTTTTATACTTGAGCACGATTAGTAGGGGGATTTTAGATGCAAAATGATCTCTATGAAAAACTAGATGTCGTTTTATATTTCGTTTTTTGTGAAAGTTAGCTTATAATGAATACATATTTGAAAAGGGGGGAAAGACTTCATGGATAAAGTAACGAAAAAGAGGAAATGGAATTGGGCACAGCTTCTTGCAATTTTTGTATTAATAACACTCCTCATTTCAATGGTTTATGCAATTGTTAACTTAATTTCAGCGCCATCTGGGGCTGTTCCAGAAGGCGAAAAAACAAAGGCGGATTATTCACTGATGCTAATGCAGTGTGTACTTGGGGTAGTGGTACTCTTCTTACCATCTTTAATTAGTAGAAAGATGAAATTCGTCATACCGAATGCAATGTATATTGTATTTATTGTTTTCTTATATTGTGCTATTTATTTAGGAGAAGTGCAAAGTTTCTATTATTTAATTCCTAACTGGGATACGATCTTACATACGTTTAGTGGAGCAATGCTTGGTGGGCTTGGATTCTCGATTGTTAGTTTGCTGAATAATAATGAACGTGTAACGCTTTCGATGAGTCCAATATTTGTAGCACTGTTTGCTTGTAGTTTTGCAGTATTACTTGGTGTTTTCTGGGAATTTTATGAATTTGCAGCAGACAGCTTTGGAATGAATATGCAAAAAACAATGCTTGAAGATGGAACGATGCTTCAAGGACATGCAGCTGTTGGGGATACGATGGGTGATTTATTTGTCGATTTCCTTGGCGCATTTGTTATTTCGATTGTGGGATATTTCTCGATTCGTAAAAATAAAAAATGGATGCTGAATTTTGAATTTAAAAAAGTGGATGAAGAAAAAGAGAAATAACGAAAAGCAGTTAACGAAAAAAATCGTTAGCTGCTTTTTTGTTTAGATAAAATAGCGATAATTTGTTGGATAAAGTTGATTTCTGCAGTTGTTAAGCCCTTCTCTTCGTTAATTTTACTATAAATTAGATTTTCGTAAGTTTTTGTTAAAGCGGAGAAATCAGTTGTCTGTAAATTAATATCTACTCGAGCAGCAAATTGACGTAATGTCTCACTTGGCTGACGAATAATTCCATAAGAAGTAAGAACTGATAGCAATTTATTGTAAATGATAGTGAAATTTGGATTTTTACGCAATGACCGTAGCAATAAATAACTGCGAATTCGGCGTCTGAATATAACTGCCGCAGCAACCATTGCGAGGACTAATCCAGCAGGAATCCACCAAATCCATGATGGGATTTTTATAGTGCTGTTAGTCGTATCTTTTTTCGTTTGCTCTTTCTGCTGTGTTTCACCTGTAGAACTACTGCCAGCATCTTGTTCCGGTTTTTTTTCTGCCGTGTCTGGTTTGGCAGCTTCACTTGAACTTTCACTTGGGTTCTCTGGTTTATTAGCTGTTTCTGTTGTTGGCTCTTGGAAGTTCTCTGGATTAGAAAATGTAGCAGTTGGCTCAAATGGAACCCAACCAGTACCCGGGAAAAATACTTCTGGCCAAGAGTGTGCGTTATTATTTGTTATTGTATAAGTCGCTTTGTCGCCACTTGTCTCTTTTTTCCCCTCGCCAGGAGTATAGCCTTTTGCCCAGCGTGCCGGAATTCCAAGCGTCCGAAGCATAATAATCATTGAAGTAGAAAAATTGTCGCAATAGCCAATTTGGGTTTCGAATAGGAATTGATCAACATAATCTGCTCCATTTGGTGTTTCTTTGGCGTCATCAGTACTATATGTGAAGTCACCGGATTTACTTAAATAGTTTTCTATCGCTTTCGTTTTATCATAAATCGAGTCAGCATCTTTTGTCACTTTGTTAGCAAGGCTTGCGACCCGTTTTGGTAATTCGTTAGGTGTTTGGGTATATTTGGAAATGAAAGCATCTGGTAAAGTACTGAAATCAGCATTTTGCATCTTTTCAATATCGTAAACTGGTGTTTGTAATTTAATCGTGTAATTTTTAATCGTATTTTCAGGTGTTATTTTCTCTGTCGTCAAATTAGCGTTAAAAGTGT belongs to Listeria ivanovii subsp. ivanovii and includes:
- a CDS encoding penicillin-binding transpeptidase domain-containing protein, which translates into the protein MANLNEKKGGNKKALIIGSIAVVIVLIGIAIYFFIQNQHKDERDALAAAETFTSNIAKEKYDKLGNNVTTASLKKVEVTAKEMEAKYQAVYDGIGAKNIKVKNLKSVYDDKANKFNLTYELEMRTSLGKLAPQKYKTTISKQNDDWKIDWKPALIFPGMVKTDKVRITEDSATRGQIVDRNGTPLATKGQFSEAGIVPAKLGEGDEKTKNIQDISKKLDISTEYINKQLEQKWVQADSFVPLVTLDEDKLPEATGLTYAQKELRTYPLNEATSHLIGYVGEVSAEDIEKNPKLRVGDVIGKSGLERYYDKQLRGKDGGEIKIINDQTKQEDTLQKIDRKDGEEIKLTIDAAVQKKAFDSLGSETGAVTMINPTNGELLALVSTPSYDANQMVLGITADDYAKYNDDKRLPFLARYANRYAPGSTFKTITATIGLDTGITKPDKIREISGLKWQKDSSWGKYFVTRVHDVPKVNMTDALVHSDNIYFAQEGLEIGKDKLTAGLKKFDFDKEYNLPFTMEAAQISNDGLNSDILLADTSYGQGELLMSPIQQAIAYSAIANNGKMPYPKLDSKEATGKLSQATEAASANQVKAALIKTVSDPAGTAHGLQIQGHNIAAKTGTAELKEKQGEDGLENGFVYAFDADNPNYLMVGMIENVKGRGGSGLVIDKLKPVIESMYK
- a CDS encoding DUF2004 domain-containing protein, which codes for MAQQLINTKLLGELTYDIEKGLSIDTTVVLDNKEIAIDFGVFENITLPEDYQNIARLTDQLPVLYQKAKTELLQQFTEGNATIDYYFEFHLEELTEDVLAKFALENLENITKNDLIKGLVLSQVWFAQNNKNELDLTFDFNIIPEYSDELLVVRFDNKGEITDIVHES
- a CDS encoding LCP family protein, with protein sequence MARHAQKKKRRTRKGRVFVTILLALLILVGVVAVIGYFQYQSSLKEAQNASKLKDYTFNGVKSEGDVINVLLIGSDSRGADQGRSDSLMIAHYDNKTKTPKLVSIMRDTYVDIPGHGKNKINAAYSFGGPELVRQTIKENFGVDVEYYVVANFEGFPKIVDTLAPEGIKINAEKDMSKNIEVSIKKGEQVMDGKTLLQYARFRKDAEGDFGRIRRQQQVLEALKEQALDVGDVAKIPDVIGKLQGYTSTNIPTGTLISVGSDFLLGKTKTMEKFAIPVEGKWHNERIEGAGAVLRLDDMAANAKALQDFLK
- a CDS encoding DUF4129 domain-containing transglutaminase family protein, with translation MKKKSSLILLFILSVLLISEWIYPFANLTELNTASWIILFITISLVSFFIRIRYYWTIPLHIVMIYIVAGIYYAKDGIFSANWFYSFFQITFTGFTDMVQFRSSDISMDFILIVFLIALWLLSYITTYSILRKQRIMSVLILTVSYLAVINTFTDYNSSWAIVRTVLEGFLLLHLALTSRITATDRVNSDSIKRNGLFYHAFVLFLLAVFVFSSLMLPKKAPIWPDPVPVIRNALGINTTRTVGYSEDDTELGGAVKKDNATVFKARTDNGHYWRVESKRIYTGVGWANEKSTELQQFSSGDDFPIPLSEETTGNAKTAEIGFEASSEYVPYPYGTQKINSAVNTFNANLTTEKITPENTIKNYTIKLQTPVYDIEKMQNADFSTLPDAFISKYTQTPNELPKRVASLANKVTKDADSIYDKTKAIENYLSKSGDFTYSTDDAKETPNGADYVDQFLFETQIGYCDNFSTSMIIMLRTLGIPARWAKGYTPGEGKKETSGDKATYTITNNNAHSWPEVFFPGTGWVPFEPTATFSNPENFQEPTTETANKPENPSESSSEAAKPDTAEKKPEQDAGSSSTGETQQKEQTKKDTTNSTIKIPSWIWWIPAGLVLAMVAAAVIFRRRIRSYLLLRSLRKNPNFTIIYNKLLSVLTSYGIIRQPSETLRQFAARVDINLQTTDFSALTKTYENLIYSKINEEKGLTTAEINFIQQIIAILSKQKSS